The DNA region AAGAAGAAGCTTCTCCACAATTTCTCGCGCATTGACTTATCGATGCTTACAGCCTTACACGCAGAGAAAAAGACTTCCTTGATTTCGTCGTAAATTCTGGGACGAACACGAACTTGTCCGCCCGTCCCCTTGTCCGCACGCACCCTCACTTGACCTTTGATACCTTGCTCGGAATATTCTGGCACGTAGTTCGTACGTGGCACGGTGCCGAAACTGCCAGCTGCCTCCCGGCGACTTGACTCGGGCGCCGACCTTTTTGCTGGGGACGACGGCCGCCGGATCCACGGCTGGCTGAAGCTTTCGCCTTTCACCGTCAGCGCCACGCACGCTCGCGTCGAGTCCGCCCGTCGCGGCCGGCCGGGCGGTGCGTGCGTGCGTTCGCCCACCGACAAAAACCGTACAGCTCGAATGGAGACGGCAACGTGCGATCTGACGAAGCCCTGCGGCCCGTCAGCGACAGGCAAGCTAGCGAGTTCGCTCGCTGGCGTCGCGCGTGCGCTGGCTTGCTGACGGTGGGAGGATGCCGATATAAATATAGTGCTACTTCCTCCCAACTACCGAGCAGGGATTTGCGGCGAAATGGTGCGGTATCTTCTCCTCCCTTGACCGTCGCCACCGCCAAGCCACGGGGTGGATCGATCTCTCCGCGGAGGCGGAGCGGATCTGCAACTTGGCTGCGACGCCGTTCAGTTTCTTTTTCTGAACTTACTAAAACGCCATTCAGTTTAGTTTCACCCCGCGTCTGTCTTGGAAGGAAAGCCGAGAGCGAGGAAATAATGTGGCTCACAGTACGACGCGCACGTGCTGCACTTCTCTgcctgccggccggccggggtaCGGCTACCTACCCAACCTAATGCGGGCACGCACGCGCGCATGGCCCCTTGGCCGTTGGCGCCGGAACTACTCCGTTCTTGGAACGCCTTCCGTCTCCGGCAGGCACTGTCTGCTAGCTGTTCGATTCACGTCGATGTTGTGAGCCAGCCGCGCGAGCGAGCGCCTTGTTCGTCCTCCTTGGACTCCTTTTCCTCGGGTCCGAAGTCCGAACCAACAGTGGCGGGCAGAGAGAATATTAAAATGTAACCTGCAAGTCGTCTGTGCACAGATCGCGAAGGGAACAATCGGACGGTTCGAAATTTCACTTTCCGGGCCGGTACCCGTGGAAAACATTCACCCCGGTCGAGAGGGCAGTCCCAATAGACTAAGTAAGTAGGATAGTATCTATAGTATTAATGAAACTGACACGTAAGCAATTTGATGAGGCGAGATAGTTAATAAAGAAAGATAAGGAAACCGTTTCCTATATGAGAAATGTTGTCTACATGCGCTATGAAGCACGAAGAAACCATCGCTTCCGCGTTGGGGGCGGGCACCAGtttccatccgtggagcccacGCGCCTGCCGTCATCACCGCTCGCCGCGCTGCTCCGGGGGCAGGTGCAGTCCTACCGTGCCCCTCGCACGAGGTCGCCGCCGTCGAGACCGCCGGCTTGCTCAGCGGGCGAGCTTGCGTTTGTgtccctttttttttcttttcagaaAGACCGCCAATGGAGAAGCTTATCTTGCAGCCAACGGGGAGGAGATTCGAGCTGTCACAAGCTCGATTTGCAGATTGCTGACTTCAAATTAGTTGTTGTGAGTTCGATTTGGATGCCAACGAGGCTGATTTGGGTGGGGAGAAGTTCGATTCAGCATGGGAAACTTCGATTTGGTGAGGAGGAGCATAGATTCAATGGTAATGACTTCCAATTTCGTGGTGAAAAGTTCAATTTGAGTGGTGGTAAGCCAGTAAGAAGCATGTACTCGATGCAGAAGGTTTGGTTGGGGCTCGGAGATGTGAAATTGGGGGAGATGAGTGTTGCCTGAGCGACGgaacctgccgccgccgcgggcctcgATCTCTTGCTACGCAGCAGCCGCGCCCAAAGATGCCTGCCTCGGCCCTCGACCTCTTCCTGTGCCGTCTCGGCCTCGATTTCCTCCCGCGTAGCCGCCGTGCTCAGGATGCCGGCTTTGGCCTCGTGCTCCTTCCGTACAGCCGCCGCGCTCGAGGACGCCGGCCTCGGCCTCAAGCTCCTCCCGCGGCTTAGGATGGGAAGAGAGAAGACGATGGGAGAGAAAACGAAAAAGATTTGTTAAAAGTTAATGTGTGGTCCATGTATAGAAATCATGCGCTATGTGATGTAGTTTCTAGACGAAGTTTCTTGCTTAGCTGGCTGCTATAGAAACTAGTTGTAGTTTCAGCGTTGAGACTGCCCTAATCTTTCCAACAGGTCTGTTCAGGTGTTCATAATCTGTCCTCTCCAACCGTTTGCTCTTACCATAGCAGAGTACTGCATGGCGACGGAGAGACTGCATCTGCGCAGCGCAGGAGTGGTGGATGCTTTTCACACGGGCCGGACCTCGACCGCACGCAATCACAGTGCTCCTAGTTGCTGGTGGTCTGGTGGGGGCAACCGCTCGTCGAGAAGCAGCCCCATTGGCCGGGTTCCGCTGTTTAAACAACTCATCACGAAGGCAAAAGCAACATGGGGAACCGTGACCAACAGTTGGATCGCGACAGGATCCGAAGCCTTCTCCCCTACCGTCGTCTGCAGCCGCAAGACACTCGCGGTCGCCATGCCTCACGGCCTGCCTCTTGGCGGCCCTGTACGGCCAAGCAAAAATCAACGTCACCAAACGGCAACCGCTGCCCACTCCGTTTATAGAAAGTTAGATGAGCGGGCAGGACGCTCCGCTCCCGGTTTTCGAGGTGGCCTGGTCAGCCGATTCCACTCCGCTGCCATTCTGCCAAGAGTGCCACTGTGCCAGGAACCGAGCCGGATCTGCTCGTGAACTCAAACCAAGGGCCATCCATttatcaaaaagaaaaaaaacaaaaaacggGCATCTTCTCAATCAAAATGTCGGTGCAGTGCAGCCGCCTGTCTCTCGGTGTGGTGGGACTGGTCCACGTCAGTGCCAGGTCCGGCTAGGGCCCAGGCCGTAGGCGGCCGCCGGCGGGTCCTGAAATTCTCAAACCGATTTCTTTCCAAAAAAATTCTCAAACCGCAGCAGGGAGCAGTTTCACGTGCCGAACAAGTATTGCTTATTGTTCACGATCGGAGCATGTTACAATGCAAAAGGTTAGCAGCAGGTGAATGACCATCGATCATCATTGTCGTCTCAATAAGTCATGGCAAAGCATTACGGTACAAGAACAAAAAACGGCAGCATGTCTCCTTTATTGAGTAGAGTAGAAAAAAAAGTTTCGACAAAATGAGAAGAAAGGTAAGCTCGGATGGAGATAAGCACCGTAAGAGTATCTCCAAAATTTTTTCTAAATTGCCCTCTCTAAATTATTATTTGAAGAATCTTTTTGCATAAACACTATTTTCTATATATTTTAACTCTTCAACAGCTTTTCTATATTTTATGTACATTTTAGAAAGCTATTTTCGTTATTTATCTTTGGTTAGAGAGAAATATTGAATAGAGGGAGACTATATTTGATAccaccttaaaaatgtttttctATTAAAATTTTTATTCCGAAAAGATATACGGAATCACTTACGCCCGCCGTCATGGCGCCACCCGTGGCCAGCGTCCGCCCACGTGGAGATCCGGTGGACCCTCTCCCCCGCCCACGCGGCACCACGTGTCGGCGCGTCGGTGGGGACGAGCCCCGGCCCCCGGTCAAGGATTCCGAAGCCGCTCTCCTGCCTCTCTTCTCCGCCGTAGATCCCGGGCCCACCTCCCTTCCCTGGTTCCCCCCACCGCCCCGCGCACGTGTGGGGCCCGGACCGGCCCGACCCCTCACGATCGCCGTCGCTTCCCGCTACGTGGCGCGCCGCCACCCGCCCGCGTCAGCAAAAGCTCGTGCCGGCGGCCCCGCGCTCCGGTCGCTTTGGGGGTTAATCCCGTGACCAGTGAAAACGAAGCGAAACGCCCGTGACCGAGACAACCGGTAACTGCCCTTTCCGCCTCCGCTTCTAGAGAGAGAAGCAGCGAGTCGCCGCCTATTAATACGGCGCCCCCCGTCCAccttctctcctctcccttcccCATTCGGCTCCCAAAATCCCCTCCGTCGCCGCCTTCCGTCCGGTCGGTTCCCAGCCTCGTTGGGTGGCTCGCTGGCGCCTGCATTGGGGATAATCTCGCCGCCTCTGTCCGGTAAGGTTCCTCCTCCCTGGATCGGGTCCTCATGTTTTACTTGGAAACTATGTCACGGGGTTCGTCAAGTATTCGTAGATCTCGCGCCGAATTGCTTGCCGGGTTCGTGTAATTTTTTTGTCTTTTGGGAGAGTATTCCTCGCCGTCTCCGTCTCCCCGTGCGGCGGCGATGGCCTCGTTGCCGCCGTCGCCACCGGGAATAGGTTCCGTTTCACGTTTGGAACTGTATCGGAAGCGCCCATTGCAAACAAGATTTTTTTTAATCCAACAACCAAAAACATGGCCATGAATGAGCAGGTGGGATGCGGAGGGGAGAGACGGAGgaggggcggtgtgggcggTGGTGGTTGGCGGTGTGGGATTCTTCCTTGCGAGGGTCCCTACGCCGGGGCGGGGTCCGTCCAACTGGCCGTACCTTTTTCTTGCCCTTTTCCCCGATTCTTTTTGGATGTATCGCGGGGTGGAGGGAAATAAAAATCCCAGCTTTGATGATTGCCACAGGGCACCGGTCTGGCCTTGTCTTAGGGCGCCCCCACGTATTTTGTTCTTGTTAGTTGGGGTTGATGGGAGCTGTGCCTTCACTGCCTCCGTTGCGAGCGGCATGTTGCATCGCCGAGGCTTTCTTGCAAGCCTGGCCAGGCGACATCTGTTGTACAGGCCTATTGATGGTCTATTGATTGGCCGATTGATGCCGGTGGTCCAGTCGATTAGTCCTGCCATGATACGTGATGATTACTGACCTTATGCGCAATTATGTGTTTGCCTTTTGTTTCTGAGTGCCACCGCTAAACAATTCCATGTGCACTTGTCCCGAATTACTTTTCCATATGCGTTTTCATGGGCACCCTGTGCGATTCACCATGGTGGTGACTTGTACTGACGATGGCGACCACCATAAACTTTGTAACTTTGTGCATCTAAGAGTAGTACACATGGGTCTCACCAAATCATCTTTGTTTATGTCATTTGTTGTAATTTGGCTTTCAAGTTGTTGATGACGGATGGATCAAACGTCGTTTTCCAACTATTTGGAGGTACATAAAAGGAATCATGGCTCACCAGCTGTTGTCTTTGTTATTTTCCCTTGTTATTACTCTTGAATCGTGAACAAAAAGGCACCCCAGTATGTTTCCTTTTTTTAACTTGGAAGACACAAACAGTAACTATGCTGTGGTCAGCTGTTCTTGCATTAGGTGATGTGGTATTTCATTAGACCATTACATGACAACCCTTTTTTGTCTTTTTAATTACTGCAGTGTTAGCTTGGCTGTGATTGTGCACAATTATTGTCCTTGGAGCTGATTGATCTCTTGGATGAATGAGTGTTTCTTTAAATGATCTGTGCTGACCATGGTGATGAACCAGTATGTGCCTGAACGTCCTGCAGTCCTTATTTTTCATTGATATCTATGTTCCAGGCTAATTTTTTTTTCTAATGCAGAGTGCAGGGTCTTCGCGTTTAATGGGCTGGACGCGGTACATGCATATTTGCAGTGACAAGAAGACATTGAAACGCTGGTTTTTCATTGACAAGAGGGTTGGTTAAGTGCTCAGTTCTGTGGAAAATTCTGCATTCTGGTGCACTGACTTTGTGTAGCTTCTAACTGCTCTTACAAAGAGACTTGAGGGGGAGGGTGAGTCGTGCCTTGTTGATGGATTTGAAGACAGGCCTCAACTCACCTGTTGTTGCTGATCATCTCCctacattagccttgcctgctGCTGTCATGACTTTCACAACACCTACTAGCTTCCCCTCTCCGGGGCTTTGCTTGAATACTACAAAGAAGATACCTCTGCCTAGTAAGATTGAAGAAGTTCGTGCCACTGGATGGCTCGACCTTATGATGGCCGCATCACCTACCCGCAGAAGGCAGATcaaggatgtcatcaatgataCTCAAGCTGATGATCTCGATTTGCAATATCGTAACTGGATGGTATGTATTTACACCTGTAGTGTTTGCCACTGTTACAGAAGTTTGACAACATGTCAGTGATTTCCATTGTTTTATCATTGAAGGTCGACTATCCGTCTGCTTTGACCTCATTTGAGGCAATTACTGATCTTGCTGGGCGTAAAAGGTTGGCATTGTTTCTTGACTATGATGGAACGCTTTCACCAATTGTGGACAATCCTGAAAATGCATTAATGTCTGATGAGGTACATTTACATCAACTCCTGCTATTCATGTAAGATTGGAGCACTGCTCCTATATTTTCAGTGCATTTTCTGTACACTCTCTAAAGATTGTATTTCACAGATGCGAGCTGCTGTGAGGCATGTGGCATCACTTTTCCCAACTGCAATCATCAGTGGAAGGTCTCGGGATAAGGTATATTATGTTAATTGTTTATCAAGGGAAATAATCTTTGTACCAACATTTTGCTTTTCCCTCTCTTGTTAGTTCTTTTCTCTGATTGACCTTTTCCTTTTAGGTTTTTGACTTTGTCAAGCTTAATGAACTACACTATGCCGGGAGTCACGGAATGGACATAATGGGCCCTGTTAGGAAGACTGCTGACTCCAATGGTGCGGAATGCATTCGGTCAACTGATTCGAAGGTGAAAAAACTTTCTAGATCTTGTATCCACATTTTAAACTTGTTACTCGTTTAGTAAGGTGATTTTTTTAACCCCCACAGGGTAAGGAAGTCAATCTGTTCCAACCTGCAAGTGAGTTTTTACCCATGATCAGTGAGGTATGTATCTTCTTCTGGAATTTAGGTTGCCATTTTATGTCATATGGTTGGACTTTGCTCAGTCTTGTACATGCCAGGTGTATAAAAAACTTGGTGAGagtgtcaaggacattaatggtGCCAGGATGGAAGACAACAAGTTCTGTGTGTCTGTGCATTACCGCAATGTGGCAGAAGACGTAATAATTCTATATCCAACTGTTTATATTTCATACATGAAAATGTTTATTAGGGATATTTGAGCTGAATATTAACCAATTTAACTCATTTCTATTCTTCAGGACTATAAAAAGGTTTTCCAGTGTGTAACTGCTGTTTTGGAAGATTACCCTTGCCTAAGGCTAACCCATGGAAGGAAGGTGAGGATTATGCACAACTAGAGGCTTTATCTAAATTATTTGCTAGTAAGCattttttaaattttatttATATTCAATTGCACTCTTCAATGCAGGTTTTTGAGGTCCGTCCTGTGATTGATTGGAATAAAGGTAAAGCTGTGGAGTTTTTACTCGAATCTCTTGGGCTCAATGAGAGTGAAGATGTTCTCCCTATCTATGTTGGAGATGACAGAACTGATGAAGATGCATTCAAGGTATCTAGTGATTTCTAATTTGCTCACATGAACTTCTAATACAATAGGCCGTTTCTACAATTCATAGTTTCCTCTTTATGCAAATAGGTTCTGAAGGCAAGCAACCGTGGCTTCGGAATACTGGTGTCATCTATACCCAAGGAGAGCGATGCCTTCTACTCCTTGAGGGATCCAGCTGAGGTAACTCACAGCACTGCAGTAACCACAACAGAACTTTTGCATCTGAATGTTTAGTATTGGTTCAAAAGGAAAAAACATTTTGAATAATAGTTATGTGCTTGTTATCGCAAGTGAAATGAAACACTCTTCTTGATGTCTATAGGTGATGGAATTCCTGAGAAAGCTGGCAGCATGGAAGGAGCAGTCCACCTGAGAGTGAAAGAACATCAGTTTGGTTGGTTTGGGGAAGAACCAAGAGTATAAATAGTAGCAAGATATATACTGCTAACCAAATAAGTCGGCTATTTGGAGGAGTCAGGCCAAAATGTTTTTGATTTGGCATTTTATAAGAGGCTATTGCATTTTTCTGTCCCACTTTGTTCTCGTGTCAGGGTTTGTGAAGCAAATTCAATTCTTTCATTGTTTAGGTTCCTTTAGTATATACAGCGATATTCTTAAAAGAGTTTTGGTTCCTACTAGTATTTCGCTGCCTCACAGTTTTGCTCTAGGTAATTATCTATTCCACGTTGTATTCGTGAAGATGTAAACAACTGGTTCTTTGTTTAAACAGCGCATAGCTGTCAATGTGCTCTAAAATTGTCAAGTTGTGAGCACGGAACCTACATTGCAGGCATGTCCTGTATCTGGGTTTTTCTATGTTTCTTGGAAGTATATATCTGGGTACCTGTCTACCTGATGTTCCATTCTGTGAGCTGGACCAGCTCTCCATTTTGTGTGCTGGACCAATT from Panicum hallii strain FIL2 chromosome 9, PHallii_v3.1, whole genome shotgun sequence includes:
- the LOC112874614 gene encoding probable trehalose-phosphate phosphatase 2 codes for the protein MDLKTGLNSPVVADHLPTLALPAAVMTFTTPTSFPSPGLCLNTTKKIPLPSKIEEVRATGWLDLMMAASPTRRRQIKDVINDTQADDLDLQYRNWMVDYPSALTSFEAITDLAGRKRLALFLDYDGTLSPIVDNPENALMSDEMRAAVRHVASLFPTAIISGRSRDKVFDFVKLNELHYAGSHGMDIMGPVRKTADSNGAECIRSTDSKGKEVNLFQPASEFLPMISEVYKKLGESVKDINGARMEDNKFCVSVHYRNVAEDDYKKVFQCVTAVLEDYPCLRLTHGRKVFEVRPVIDWNKGKAVEFLLESLGLNESEDVLPIYVGDDRTDEDAFKVLKASNRGFGILVSSIPKESDAFYSLRDPAEVMEFLRKLAAWKEQST